The DNA sequence GATGGCGGTGCTGCCGAGATCAGGAATCGGATACTGGCGTGGATCGATCAGTGCGCCATAGTTGTTGCGACTCTGCGGCTTGATGACGTAATAGGTGAGATAGGAAGCGATCAAGGGCGCAGCGCACACCGCGACCACCGCCAGCATCTTCCAACGGCCGAGGCGACGGCGCCGCGCGGCGTCGGCAGCGCTTGTCTGCGGGGGGACTTCAGGCTTTGTCATGACGACCACGTTTGAATCCTGTGACGATGAAAAAAATCAGGGCCATCGCCGCCAGTGCATACCACTGCACCGCATAGCCACGATGACGATCAATGCCCAGCGCGGGCGCAGGCCAGTCACGCACCAGCGTATCGCCGGCCGCCCCACCCTGTTCGATCACGAAGGGCGAGAGAGCCACACCACTGGCCTGCGCCAGCGCTGGCATATCCAGGTTCTGCAGGATGGCCTGCGGTCGCGGCGCATCGGCCTGACCCAGCTGCAGCACATGACCGGCATCCCGACGCAGCACGCCCTCTACCTCGACCACGCCGACAGGTGGCGCCACCTGCGGCACCCGGGTGCGCTCAAGCGCATCACGCGGAGCCCAGCCGCGCGCCACCATCACCGCTTGCGCACTGCCCTCGGGCTGGAACAGCGTGAGCACATAAAAGCCGACGCTGCCCTGGTA is a window from the Herbaspirillum rubrisubalbicans genome containing:
- a CDS encoding SURF1 family protein; protein product: MPTRFVFRIIPFCATVIVAAAGIALGQWQTHRAEEKQALQQRLQMRASEAPLSSLPAADAADVEFVRIKLRGQFVPQWTLYLENRPYQGSVGFYVLTLFQPEGSAQAVMVARGWAPRDALERTRVPQVAPPVGVVEVEGVLRRDAGHVLQLGQADAPRPQAILQNLDMPALAQASGVALSPFVIEQGGAAGDTLVRDWPAPALGIDRHRGYAVQWYALAAMALIFFIVTGFKRGRHDKA